One window of the Actinomyces wuliandei genome contains the following:
- a CDS encoding glutamine synthetase family protein encodes MDKQQEYVLRAIEERDIRFVRLWFTDVSGRLKSVAIAPAEVEGAFEEGIGFDGSAIEGLTRVFESDMLLAPDPSTFQMLPWRDGANGVARMFCDVLTPDGEPARTDPRAVLERQIARVAEAGFTCYIHPEIEFYLVNRDSEGRIRPTDEAGYFDHVPGGTAHDFRRRAILMLEQMGISVEFSHHEGGPGQNEIDLRFADALSMADNIMTFRAVVEEVALQEGSVATFMPKPFPTEFGSGMHTHFSLFEGEHNAFFDPAGQYQLSATGRSFIAGLLHHAAEITAVTNQHVNSYKRLWGGDEAPSYVCWGHNNRSALVRVPMHKPGKAQSVRVEYRGIDSSANPYLAYAVILAAGLKGIEEGYELPPEAEDDVWALSDVERRALGIHALPTSLKSAVAAMQHSDLVADTFGEDSFEYFIRNKRREYQAYDAQVTDFEISQFFPRS; translated from the coding sequence ATGGACAAGCAGCAGGAGTACGTTCTGCGCGCGATCGAGGAGCGGGACATCCGCTTCGTGAGGTTGTGGTTCACCGACGTCTCCGGTCGGCTCAAGTCGGTGGCCATCGCACCGGCGGAGGTCGAGGGGGCCTTTGAGGAGGGGATCGGCTTCGACGGCTCGGCTATTGAGGGGCTCACCCGTGTCTTCGAGTCCGACATGCTGCTGGCCCCCGACCCCTCGACGTTCCAGATGCTGCCGTGGAGGGACGGTGCCAATGGCGTGGCCCGGATGTTCTGCGATGTGCTGACTCCCGACGGGGAGCCTGCCCGCACCGATCCTCGGGCTGTGCTGGAGCGGCAGATCGCGCGGGTGGCAGAGGCGGGATTCACCTGCTACATCCACCCCGAGATCGAGTTCTACCTGGTCAACCGGGACTCGGAGGGAAGGATCCGTCCTACCGACGAGGCCGGCTACTTTGACCACGTGCCTGGAGGCACCGCCCACGACTTCCGGCGCCGCGCCATCCTCATGCTGGAGCAGATGGGGATCTCGGTGGAGTTCTCCCACCACGAGGGAGGCCCCGGGCAGAACGAGATCGACCTGCGCTTTGCCGACGCCCTGTCCATGGCGGACAACATCATGACCTTCAGGGCAGTCGTGGAGGAGGTTGCCCTCCAGGAGGGATCGGTGGCCACCTTCATGCCCAAGCCGTTTCCCACAGAGTTCGGCTCCGGCATGCACACCCACTTCTCCCTGTTCGAGGGGGAGCACAACGCCTTCTTCGACCCGGCGGGCCAGTACCAGCTCTCCGCCACCGGACGCTCCTTTATCGCGGGCCTGCTCCACCACGCTGCGGAGATCACGGCGGTCACCAACCAGCACGTCAACTCCTACAAGCGCCTGTGGGGCGGGGACGAGGCTCCCAGCTATGTGTGCTGGGGACACAACAACAGGTCCGCGCTGGTGCGCGTGCCCATGCACAAACCGGGCAAGGCTCAGTCAGTACGGGTGGAGTACCGGGGGATCGACTCCTCCGCCAACCCGTACCTGGCCTACGCCGTCATCCTGGCGGCCGGGCTCAAGGGTATCGAGGAGGGCTACGAGTTGCCGCCGGAGGCGGAGGACGACGTGTGGGCACTGTCCGACGTGGAGCGCAGGGCGCTGGGCATCCATGCCCTACCGACCTCCCTGAAGAGCGCCGTGGCGGCGATGCAGCACTCCGACCTGGTCGCCGACACCTTTGGCGAGGACAGTTTCGAGTACTTCATCCGCAACAAGCGTCGTGAGTACCAGGCCTACGACGCCCAGGTGACCGACTTCGAGATCAGCCAGTTCTTCCCGCGCTCCTGA
- the panB gene encoding 3-methyl-2-oxobutanoate hydroxymethyltransferase, whose product MSSAAPSSRPSGARVRVHHLTQAKEHGERLVMLTAYDAFTARILDDAGTDMLLVGDSIGNVALGHDSTIPVTLEEMLVATRAVASATARAMVVADLPFGTYESGPQQALASAVRLVKAGAQAVKLEGGAAREDAVRTLTQAGIPVVGHLGFTPQSINALGGYRVQARGQQEEDRLVADAVALAKAGAVALVLEMVPTPAAARVTRSVAVPTIGIGAGPRTDGQVLVWTDMAGMSEWSPRFARQFGQVGQALHQAAQDYGQAVREGSFPGPEHGFES is encoded by the coding sequence ATGTCGTCTGCTGCACCATCCTCGCGCCCGAGCGGCGCCCGTGTGCGTGTCCACCACCTGACCCAGGCGAAGGAGCACGGGGAGAGGCTCGTCATGCTGACGGCCTACGACGCCTTCACTGCCAGAATTCTTGACGACGCCGGGACCGACATGCTGCTGGTGGGTGACTCCATCGGCAACGTGGCCCTGGGCCACGACTCCACCATTCCGGTGACCCTGGAGGAGATGCTTGTGGCCACCCGTGCCGTGGCCAGCGCCACTGCGCGCGCCATGGTCGTGGCCGACCTCCCCTTTGGTACCTACGAGTCCGGTCCCCAGCAGGCCCTGGCCAGCGCGGTGCGCCTGGTCAAGGCCGGGGCCCAGGCGGTCAAGCTGGAGGGGGGAGCTGCCCGAGAGGACGCAGTCAGGACTCTGACCCAGGCGGGGATCCCGGTCGTAGGGCACCTGGGATTCACGCCACAGTCGATCAACGCCCTGGGGGGCTACCGGGTGCAGGCGCGCGGTCAGCAGGAGGAGGACAGGCTGGTTGCCGACGCCGTTGCCCTGGCCAAGGCCGGAGCCGTGGCCCTCGTCCTGGAGATGGTGCCCACCCCGGCCGCAGCCCGGGTGACCCGCAGCGTAGCGGTGCCCACCATCGGGATCGGCGCAGGCCCCCGCACCGACGGCCAGGTCCTGGTGTGGACGGACATGGCAGGCATGAGCGAGTGGTCACCCCGGTTCGCCAGGCAGTTCGGCCAGGTGGGCCAGGCGCTGCACCAGGCGGCGCAGGACTACGGGCAGGCGGTACGCGAGGGCTCCTTCCCCGGGCCGGAGCACGGCTTTGAGTCCTAA
- a CDS encoding histidine phosphatase family protein, whose product MAKIHLVRHGRTVLNEQRRTQGACDSPLTRQGRLGAVMCCDYLAGAALTAAYTSPQGRAVETAEILLQAHPGLGATRLDGLREYNYGRYDGGPDGQMHAALPVDQHLPGVLAGTHPGVPGGIHARDYLADMDGALARILSDLRAQATVTTATGTDPEVLVVSHGMTLTTLVVRWLGTQAAQALVARPLANCSVTTVRVDPGAPDGAPELLAWGEDPGNQGVTFQVGDMSGLLDAVVPVPLDLSRPEGLSLPAR is encoded by the coding sequence GTGGCGAAGATTCACCTGGTCCGTCATGGCCGTACCGTCCTCAACGAGCAGCGCCGTACGCAGGGTGCGTGCGACTCGCCCCTGACCAGGCAGGGGCGGCTAGGCGCCGTCATGTGCTGCGACTACCTGGCCGGGGCGGCGCTGACAGCGGCCTACACCAGCCCCCAGGGCAGGGCGGTAGAGACTGCGGAGATTCTCCTGCAGGCCCACCCCGGGCTCGGCGCGACCCGGCTGGACGGACTGCGGGAGTACAACTACGGCCGCTACGATGGGGGGCCGGACGGCCAGATGCACGCCGCTCTCCCGGTCGACCAGCACCTGCCCGGTGTCCTGGCCGGAACCCACCCCGGCGTACCCGGCGGCATCCACGCCCGAGACTACCTTGCGGACATGGACGGCGCGCTGGCGCGCATCCTGTCTGACCTGCGGGCACAGGCCACAGTGACAACAGCGACAGGAACGGATCCGGAGGTCCTGGTGGTCTCCCACGGCATGACTCTCACGACCCTCGTCGTGCGGTGGCTGGGGACCCAGGCCGCCCAGGCCCTCGTTGCCAGGCCCCTGGCCAACTGCTCGGTGACCACGGTCAGGGTCGATCCGGGAGCGCCTGACGGGGCTCCTGAACTGCTTGCCTGGGGGGAGGACCCCGGCAACCAGGGTGTGACCTTCCAGGTGGGTGACATGAGCGGGCTCCTGGACGCCGTGGTCCCTGTACCGCTGGACCTGTCCAGGCCGGAGGGGCTGTCACTGCCCGCCCGGTGA
- the map gene encoding type I methionyl aminopeptidase, translating into MMAPTTTHLADRAPRGTLVPGTLGPQRHVPDTIPRPEYLFHDGPERVSAPEVKDAETVERIRVAGRLAAQALAAAADAIAPGVTTDELDRIAHEFLCDHGAYPSCLGYMGFPKSICTSVNEVICHGIPDSTVLSEGDIVNLDVTAYYDGVHGDTNATYPVGEIDEESALLIERTRTAMDRGIKAARPGREVNVIGRVIESYARRFDYGVVRDYTGHGVGEAFHSGLIIPHYDAAPLYDDVIEVGMVFTVEPMLTLGDIEWQQWEDGWTVVTADRSRTAQFEHTVVVTETGAEVLTLPS; encoded by the coding sequence ATGATGGCACCCACGACCACCCACCTGGCTGACCGGGCACCACGAGGCACCCTCGTACCTGGGACCCTCGGCCCGCAGCGTCATGTCCCTGACACGATCCCACGACCCGAGTACCTGTTCCACGACGGACCTGAGCGGGTGAGCGCCCCTGAGGTCAAGGACGCCGAGACCGTGGAGCGCATCCGCGTCGCCGGACGCCTCGCCGCCCAGGCACTGGCTGCGGCCGCTGACGCGATCGCCCCCGGGGTCACCACCGACGAGCTGGACCGGATCGCCCACGAGTTCCTCTGCGACCACGGCGCCTACCCTTCCTGCCTGGGCTACATGGGCTTCCCCAAGTCCATCTGCACCTCGGTCAACGAGGTGATCTGCCACGGTATCCCCGACTCCACGGTCCTGTCCGAGGGGGACATTGTCAACCTGGACGTCACGGCCTACTACGACGGGGTCCACGGGGACACCAACGCCACCTACCCGGTGGGTGAGATCGACGAGGAGTCCGCGCTGCTCATCGAGCGCACACGTACCGCCATGGACAGGGGGATCAAGGCCGCCCGCCCGGGGCGCGAGGTCAATGTCATCGGCCGGGTCATCGAGTCCTACGCCCGCCGCTTCGACTACGGCGTGGTGCGCGACTACACCGGTCACGGCGTAGGTGAGGCGTTCCACTCAGGCCTCATCATCCCCCACTATGACGCCGCTCCCCTCTACGACGACGTCATTGAGGTCGGCATGGTCTTCACCGTCGAGCCGATGCTCACCCTGGGAGACATCGAGTGGCAGCAGTGGGAGGATGGGTGGACGGTGGTCACTGCCGACCGCTCACGCACCGCCCAGTTCGAGCACACCGTGGTGGTCACGGAGACCGGCGCGGAGGTTCTCACCCTGCCATCTTGA
- the ppgK gene encoding polyphosphate--glucose phosphotransferase has protein sequence MSTDVAIGVDVGGSGIKAAPVDLGTGEFTAERLRVATPQPATPEAVADVVSHLVTSLGLPAEVPVGVAVPAPVKRGVVAFMANLDPSWAGIDARALIAQVLGRRATVVNDADAAGYAETLYGAAREVQGLAIVTTLGTGIGSALVMNGVLVPGTELGHLEIDGHDAEKRASSAVRERKDMSWGKWARRLQRYYSHLEMLFSPDVFVVGGGVSRKHEKFLPLLDLTTPIVPATLLNRAGIVGAAALAASTQSSV, from the coding sequence ATGAGCACAGATGTCGCCATCGGCGTCGATGTCGGCGGGTCCGGTATCAAGGCCGCTCCCGTGGACCTGGGTACCGGTGAGTTCACCGCCGAGCGCCTGCGTGTAGCCACGCCCCAGCCCGCCACCCCGGAGGCGGTGGCCGACGTGGTCTCCCACCTCGTCACCAGCCTGGGCCTGCCCGCAGAGGTCCCCGTGGGCGTCGCGGTGCCAGCCCCGGTCAAGCGCGGGGTCGTCGCCTTCATGGCCAACCTCGACCCCTCCTGGGCCGGGATCGACGCCAGGGCGCTAATAGCCCAGGTCCTGGGCCGTCGGGCCACGGTCGTCAACGACGCCGACGCCGCCGGCTACGCGGAGACCCTCTACGGAGCGGCCAGGGAGGTCCAGGGCCTGGCCATCGTCACGACCCTGGGCACCGGTATCGGCTCCGCCCTGGTCATGAACGGCGTGCTCGTCCCCGGCACGGAGCTGGGGCACCTGGAGATCGACGGCCACGACGCAGAGAAGCGGGCCTCCTCCGCGGTCAGGGAGAGGAAGGACATGTCCTGGGGCAAATGGGCCAGGCGCCTGCAGCGGTACTACTCCCACCTGGAGATGCTCTTCAGCCCGGACGTGTTCGTCGTCGGCGGCGGGGTGTCGCGCAAGCACGAGAAGTTCCTTCCGCTCTTGGACCTCACGACGCCGATCGTGCCGGCCACTCTGCTCAACCGCGCCGGTATCGTCGGCGCAGCCGCCCTGGCAGCATCGACACAGTCCTCGGTCTAG
- a CDS encoding YaaA family protein codes for MLILLPPSEGKTMPREGPALMLPTLLEAEELTGSRAQVMDTLARASSGEDAAAVLGLGPRTLGEVQANLRLETAACAPAHDLFTGVLYEAANLRGLAGQQGARAVMDRHLVIISGLWGILRATDWVPDHRLPIGSTLPGLGRMAAYWRPRLQPLLEAAAAGRVVVDCRSTAYASVWQPGRSFLASAHSHLLRVAVVRYGPGGARQVVSHSAKRARGQLVGALLRALPSGALNPQSSISAVAEVAASLDTVYDVELSGPDRQGRRSLTLVTQQ; via the coding sequence GTGCTCATTCTTCTTCCTCCTTCTGAAGGCAAGACCATGCCCCGGGAGGGACCGGCCCTGATGCTGCCTACCCTGCTGGAGGCGGAGGAGCTCACCGGCTCCCGGGCACAGGTCATGGACACGCTCGCGCGAGCCAGCTCCGGCGAGGACGCTGCTGCTGTCCTCGGGCTGGGGCCGCGAACTCTCGGGGAGGTGCAGGCCAACCTACGTCTTGAGACCGCCGCCTGCGCCCCGGCTCACGACCTGTTCACCGGGGTCCTCTACGAGGCCGCAAACCTCCGCGGGCTCGCGGGCCAGCAGGGTGCCCGCGCGGTCATGGACAGGCACCTCGTCATCATCTCCGGCCTGTGGGGGATCCTGCGGGCCACAGACTGGGTTCCTGACCACCGGCTCCCCATCGGCTCAACGCTTCCCGGGCTGGGGCGCATGGCGGCCTACTGGCGGCCGCGGCTACAACCCCTCCTGGAGGCCGCTGCTGCTGGCAGGGTCGTCGTGGACTGCCGCTCCACAGCCTACGCCTCGGTCTGGCAGCCTGGCAGGTCCTTCCTGGCCTCGGCACACAGCCACCTGCTCCGGGTGGCTGTCGTACGGTACGGACCGGGTGGTGCTCGCCAGGTGGTCTCTCACAGTGCCAAACGAGCACGCGGGCAGCTTGTGGGGGCGCTGCTACGTGCCCTGCCCTCAGGTGCCCTGAACCCGCAGAGCAGTATCAGCGCGGTCGCCGAGGTCGCTGCCAGCCTGGACACAGTCTACGACGTGGAGCTGAGCGGGCCAGACAGACAGGGCCGACGGTCGCTGACTCTCGTCACCCAGCAGTGA
- a CDS encoding zinc ribbon domain-containing protein produces MRSAPIAQQRMLIDLQFLDSRLARLRHERSRLPVLQRIEATVERLKANRREALLAQAALAEARQEAERGEEEVAQVVRRAQALRERLHSGEAGARDLSAIQHEIDHLGQRQQVLEDRQLSALETLESAQAEADRLAQEEQDIRAAGRQLTAERDERFAQLDQERTAVEEQRSDVAGGIDAGLLAEYEEVRSRTGGLGAVALRAGRVEGGPLEISPQERARFASAPKDAVLRAEENDVIVVRMDI; encoded by the coding sequence GTGAGGAGTGCACCCATCGCCCAGCAGCGGATGCTGATCGACCTGCAGTTCCTGGACTCCAGGCTCGCCCGGTTGCGTCACGAACGCTCCAGGCTGCCGGTACTTCAACGTATCGAGGCCACCGTGGAGCGTCTGAAGGCGAACAGGCGCGAGGCCCTTCTGGCGCAGGCCGCGCTGGCGGAGGCCAGGCAGGAGGCCGAGCGTGGCGAGGAGGAGGTGGCCCAGGTGGTGCGGCGCGCTCAGGCTTTGCGGGAGCGTCTCCACTCCGGTGAGGCAGGAGCGCGCGATCTCAGCGCCATCCAGCACGAGATCGACCACCTGGGACAGCGCCAGCAGGTGCTGGAGGACAGGCAGCTCAGTGCCCTGGAGACGCTGGAGTCGGCCCAGGCGGAGGCAGACCGCCTGGCCCAGGAGGAGCAGGACATCCGGGCTGCGGGCCGCCAGCTGACTGCGGAGCGGGACGAGCGGTTCGCACAGCTGGACCAGGAGCGCACCGCTGTGGAGGAGCAGCGCAGTGACGTGGCGGGAGGTATAGACGCAGGACTCCTGGCTGAGTACGAGGAGGTGCGGTCTCGCACAGGAGGCCTGGGCGCCGTGGCTCTTCGCGCGGGGCGTGTCGAGGGAGGGCCGCTGGAGATCAGTCCGCAGGAGCGCGCCCGCTTCGCGTCAGCTCCCAAGGACGCTGTTCTGCGGGCGGAGGAGAACGACGTCATCGTGGTGCGCATGGACATCTGA
- a CDS encoding Nif3-like dinuclear metal center hexameric protein, which yields MSSAPHEPGSRPRSSSSPTVADIVAMVDELAPRGLAASWDSNGLICGDPSWPVGHVLLAVDPVQDVVEEAVSRGVDMVITHHPLYLRGTDSVRADDAKGRVVHTLIRRGIALLNAHTCLDAAHGGVADALADRVGLRDTVPLEPSAQDPQVGIGRVGQLERPVSLRDLAERVATALPDSAPGLLVGGRLEEMIKTVAVSGGSGDSLLGAARDVGADVFLTADLRHHPASEHLEAGRPYLLCGTHWATEWVGLPPLARGLVQRAAARGWRLEAEVSAVVTDPWVLRVPTGRSRS from the coding sequence GTGAGCAGCGCACCGCACGAACCCGGGTCCCGACCACGTTCCTCGAGCTCCCCGACAGTTGCTGACATCGTCGCCATGGTGGACGAGCTGGCGCCCCGGGGGCTTGCTGCCTCGTGGGACTCCAACGGCCTTATCTGCGGCGACCCCTCCTGGCCTGTCGGCCACGTCCTGCTTGCGGTTGACCCCGTGCAGGATGTTGTCGAGGAGGCTGTGAGCCGGGGGGTGGACATGGTCATCACGCACCACCCCCTCTACCTGCGTGGTACAGACTCCGTACGTGCCGACGATGCCAAGGGCCGTGTCGTCCACACCCTCATCCGTCGTGGTATCGCCCTGCTCAACGCCCACACCTGCCTGGACGCTGCGCACGGGGGAGTGGCTGACGCCCTGGCTGATCGGGTAGGACTGCGCGACACGGTGCCGCTGGAGCCCAGCGCACAGGATCCGCAGGTGGGGATCGGGCGTGTCGGACAGCTGGAGAGGCCCGTGTCCCTGAGAGACCTGGCTGAGCGTGTGGCCACAGCGCTGCCGGACTCGGCTCCGGGGCTGCTGGTCGGCGGGCGTCTGGAGGAGATGATCAAGACTGTGGCTGTCAGCGGCGGCTCGGGTGACTCGCTCCTGGGAGCGGCTCGTGACGTCGGCGCCGACGTCTTTCTCACCGCTGACCTGCGTCACCATCCCGCGTCGGAGCACCTGGAGGCGGGACGCCCCTACCTCCTGTGCGGGACCCACTGGGCCACTGAGTGGGTGGGACTGCCCCCGCTGGCTCGCGGCCTTGTGCAAAGGGCTGCTGCACGAGGGTGGAGGCTTGAGGCAGAGGTGTCGGCTGTCGTCACGGACCCCTGGGTGCTGCGCGTACCAACTGGACGTTCTCGCTCGTGA
- a CDS encoding recombinase family protein, whose translation MLLRGSMGSIAEFQSRNIANEVIKGMGEKYRNGDTLGEAPLGYVNVRARDDRGREFSIAALNEERAPLIRLVFTECTTGQRTTKKLAAHLRDPGLTMVPTFSKLSKEVPGAQLHRMLRHPYYKGVTSFQGVEYSCTHEALEKEKIWRQVRTVTDSYRFEGHEGNHNRHLRTTVYCGQRGARLLVQNTRNRKGDLCPYFVCARRQRTHDCAFCGVLIDVGEGRMDRLYQTIQLSRQDRALVEQYVREETQRLERDKDRTIRSLTTRRSNLGDKRRRLLHAHYEGAVPRDLLKEEQAGLSTELNQIERQLAAYQADAADVRQRLTGALDLVEDCHRLCSAGPAHLRKLLNQVFFDRVLLNPLVDEEGWVVLPDDGLSDEGDDGVGDADAHMRWV comes from the coding sequence ATGCTGCTGCGCGGCAGCATGGGCTCCATCGCTGAGTTCCAAAGCCGGAATATCGCTAATGAGGTCATCAAGGGAATGGGTGAAAAATACAGGAATGGCGACACCTTGGGTGAAGCGCCGCTGGGGTATGTCAACGTGCGCGCCAGAGATGACCGTGGCAGAGAGTTCAGCATCGCTGCCCTCAATGAGGAGCGTGCCCCGCTGATCCGCCTGGTGTTTACGGAGTGCACGACAGGGCAGAGGACGACCAAGAAGCTGGCCGCGCACCTGCGCGATCCTGGGCTGACGATGGTGCCGACGTTCAGTAAGCTGTCCAAGGAGGTGCCGGGTGCCCAGCTGCATCGTATGCTGCGCCATCCGTACTACAAGGGCGTTACTTCCTTCCAGGGGGTGGAGTACTCGTGTACCCATGAGGCTCTGGAGAAGGAGAAAATCTGGAGGCAGGTGCGGACGGTGACGGACTCGTACCGATTCGAGGGGCACGAGGGCAACCACAACCGCCACCTCAGGACAACGGTGTACTGTGGCCAGCGTGGTGCCCGCCTGCTAGTGCAGAACACGCGCAACAGAAAGGGCGATCTCTGCCCCTACTTCGTCTGCGCCAGGCGCCAGCGAACACACGACTGCGCCTTCTGCGGTGTCCTGATCGACGTCGGCGAGGGGCGGATGGACAGGCTGTACCAGACGATCCAGCTCAGCCGCCAGGATCGGGCACTGGTCGAGCAGTATGTGCGGGAGGAGACACAGCGGCTCGAGCGTGACAAAGACCGGACCATCCGCTCTCTGACGACGCGGCGGAGCAACCTGGGGGACAAGCGCCGCAGGCTGCTGCACGCCCACTACGAAGGTGCGGTGCCACGTGATCTGCTCAAAGAGGAACAGGCCGGTCTCTCCACTGAGTTGAACCAGATCGAGCGCCAGCTTGCCGCCTACCAAGCCGACGCTGCTGATGTACGCCAGCGCCTCACCGGGGCACTTGACCTGGTCGAGGACTGCCACCGCCTCTGCAGCGCTGGACCCGCCCATCTGAGGAAGCTGCTCAACCAAGTCTTCTTCGACCGAGTCCTGCTCAACCCACTGGTGGATGAGGAGGGGTGGGTCGTTCTGCCGGATGACGGACTGAGCGACGAAGGAGACGACGGCGTGGGCGACGCGGATGCTCATATGAGGTGGGTTTAG
- a CDS encoding helix-turn-helix domain-containing protein, translated as MALLDFRRKLAAGEGGQACTGPNVAHRLGAEGSGGSGADANEPRPLRRPGAAEPQGENLHRRATAPDNSLRERQHHESDTPDAAPHSPRVVSHITQTKFRPLTAERRQQAVDLYRAGVPVKEIVRQTGVTGLERNHRFTDNDRAQAALLRQQGLTITEIARQPGFSRMTIGRYLVAARQE; from the coding sequence ATGGCGCTGCTGGACTTCCGGCGGAAGCTGGCCGCCGGTGAGGGCGGCCAGGCCTGTACCGGTCCCAATGTAGCGCATCGATTGGGCGCCGAAGGGTCAGGTGGTTCAGGAGCCGATGCCAACGAGCCGAGGCCACTCCGTAGGCCAGGTGCAGCAGAGCCACAAGGAGAGAACCTGCACCGGCGCGCTACCGCACCAGACAACAGCCTGAGGGAGCGGCAGCACCATGAAAGTGATACGCCCGACGCTGCACCTCACTCACCGCGTGTAGTTAGTCACATCACGCAGACGAAGTTCCGGCCCCTCACTGCGGAGCGGCGCCAGCAGGCGGTCGACCTGTACCGCGCCGGTGTCCCCGTCAAAGAGATCGTCCGGCAGACAGGCGTCACAGGGCTGGAGCGCAACCACCGCTTCACCGACAACGACCGCGCCCAGGCAGCTCTCCTTCGCCAACAGGGCCTGACCATCACCGAGATTGCAAGGCAGCCGGGCTTCAGCCGCATGACCATCGGACGCTACCTGGTGGCTGCTCGCCAGGAGTGA
- a CDS encoding DUF3052 domain-containing protein gives MVTTAGGVFGFASGLVVQEFGYDDDVDLALREVVEAETGVTLVDEDYEDVADAALVWWRQEDGDVDDLTDLLVDAKANLEEGAGLIWVLTPKARTRGAVPASEVEEAAATAGLHATSTASMGERWSGTRITTRRR, from the coding sequence GTGGTGACTACAGCGGGCGGGGTTTTCGGCTTCGCCTCCGGTCTCGTTGTGCAGGAGTTCGGCTATGACGACGACGTCGACCTGGCACTGCGCGAGGTGGTCGAGGCCGAGACTGGCGTGACGCTGGTCGATGAGGACTACGAGGACGTCGCTGACGCGGCGCTTGTGTGGTGGAGGCAGGAGGACGGCGACGTTGACGACCTGACCGACCTCCTTGTGGACGCCAAGGCGAATCTTGAGGAGGGAGCCGGGCTGATCTGGGTGCTGACTCCCAAGGCTCGCACGAGGGGGGCGGTGCCAGCCTCTGAGGTCGAGGAGGCGGCTGCCACTGCCGGCCTGCACGCAACGTCAACGGCCTCCATGGGTGAGCGCTGGAGCGGGACCAGGATCACGACTCGCAGGCGCTGA